One Loxodonta africana isolate mLoxAfr1 chromosome 15, mLoxAfr1.hap2, whole genome shotgun sequence genomic window carries:
- the TIA1 gene encoding cytotoxic granule associated RNA binding protein TIA1 isoform X7 has product MATGKSKGYGFVSFFNKWDAENAIQQMGGQWLGGRQIRTNWATRKPPAPKSTYESNTKQLSYDEVVNQSSPSNCTVYCGGVTSGLTEQLMRQTFSPFGQIMEIRVFPDKGYSFVRFNSHESAAHAIVSVNGTTIEGHVVKCYWGKETLDMINPVQQQNQIGYPQPYGQWGQWYGNAQQIGQYVPNGWQVPAYGMYGQAWNQQGFNQTQSSAPWMGPNYGVQPPQGQNGSMVPNQPAGYRVAGYETQ; this is encoded by the exons ATGGCAACAGGAAAGTCTAAAGGATACGGCTTTGTCTcctttttcaacaaatgg GATGCCGAAAACGCCATTCAACAGATGGGTGGCCAGTGGCTTGGTGGAAGACAAATCAGAACTAACTGGGCAACCCGAAAGCCTCCAGCTCCAAAGAGTACATATGAGT CAAACACCAAACAGCTATCATATGATGAGGTTGTAAATCAGTCTAGTCCGAGCAACTGTACCGTATACTGTGGAGGCGTTACTTCTGGACTAACAG AACAGCTAATGCGTCAGACTTTTTCACCATTTGGACAAATAATGGAAATTCGAGTCTTTCCAGATAAAGGATATTCATTTGTTCG GTTCAATTCCCATGAAAGTGCAGCACATGCAATTGTTTCTGTTAATGGTACTACCATCGAAGGCCACGTCGTGAAATGCTATTGGGGCAAAGAAACTCTCGATATGATAAATCCTGTGCAACAG CAGAATCAAATTGGATATCCACAGCCTTATGGCCAGTGGGGCCAGTGGTACGGAAATGCACAACAGATTGGACAGTATGTGCCTAATGGTTGGCAAGTACCTGCATATGGAATGTATGGCCAGGCATGGAACCAGCAGGGATTTAA TCAGACGCAGTCTTCTGCACCGTGGATGGGTCCAAATTACGGAGTGCAGCCACCTCAAGGGCAGAATGGCAGCATGGTGCCTAACCAGCCTGCAGGGTATCGAGTGGCAGGGTATGAAACCCAATGA
- the TIA1 gene encoding cytotoxic granule associated RNA binding protein TIA1 isoform X6, translating to MQDHFHVFVGDLSPEITTEDIKAAFAPFGRISDARVVKDMATGKSKGYGFVSFFNKWDAENAIQQMGGQWLGGRQIRTNWATRKPPAPKSTYESNTKQLSYDEVVNQSSPSNCTVYCGGVTSGLTEQLMRQTFSPFGQIMEIRVFPDKGYSFVRFNSHESAAHAIVSVNGTTIEGHVVKCYWGKETLDMINPVQQQNQIGYPQPYGQWGQWYGNAQQIGQYVPNGWQVPAYGMYGQAWNQQGFNQTQSSAPWMGPNYGVQPPQGQNGSMVPNQPAGYRVAGYETQ from the exons ATGCAAG AtcatttccatgtctttgttggtGATCTCAGTCCAGAAATTACAACTGAAGATATAAAAGCTGCTTTTGCACCATTTGGAAGAATATC AGATGCCCGAGTGGTTAAAGACATGGCAACAGGAAAGTCTAAAGGATACGGCTTTGTCTcctttttcaacaaatgg GATGCCGAAAACGCCATTCAACAGATGGGTGGCCAGTGGCTTGGTGGAAGACAAATCAGAACTAACTGGGCAACCCGAAAGCCTCCAGCTCCAAAGAGTACATATGAGT CAAACACCAAACAGCTATCATATGATGAGGTTGTAAATCAGTCTAGTCCGAGCAACTGTACCGTATACTGTGGAGGCGTTACTTCTGGACTAACAG AACAGCTAATGCGTCAGACTTTTTCACCATTTGGACAAATAATGGAAATTCGAGTCTTTCCAGATAAAGGATATTCATTTGTTCG GTTCAATTCCCATGAAAGTGCAGCACATGCAATTGTTTCTGTTAATGGTACTACCATCGAAGGCCACGTCGTGAAATGCTATTGGGGCAAAGAAACTCTCGATATGATAAATCCTGTGCAACAG CAGAATCAAATTGGATATCCACAGCCTTATGGCCAGTGGGGCCAGTGGTACGGAAATGCACAACAGATTGGACAGTATGTGCCTAATGGTTGGCAAGTACCTGCATATGGAATGTATGGCCAGGCATGGAACCAGCAGGGATTTAA TCAGACGCAGTCTTCTGCACCGTGGATGGGTCCAAATTACGGAGTGCAGCCACCTCAAGGGCAGAATGGCAGCATGGTGCCTAACCAGCCTGCAGGGTATCGAGTGGCAGGGTATGAAACCCAATGA
- the TIA1 gene encoding cytotoxic granule associated RNA binding protein TIA1 isoform X5 — MNGRKIMGKEVKVNWATTPSSQKKDTSSSTVVSTQRSQDHFHVFVGDLSPEITTEDIKAAFAPFGRISDARVVKDMATGKSKGYGFVSFFNKWDAENAIQQMGGQWLGGRQIRTNWATRKPPAPKSTYESNTKQLSYDEVVNQSSPSNCTVYCGGVTSGLTEQLMRQTFSPFGQIMEIRVFPDKGYSFVRFNSHESAAHAIVSVNGTTIEGHVVKCYWGKETLDMINPVQQQNQIGYPQPYGQWGQWYGNAQQIGQYVPNGWQVPAYGMYGQAWNQQGFNQTQSSAPWMGPNYGVQPPQGQNGSMVPNQPAGYRVAGYETQ, encoded by the exons ATGAATGGGCGGAAGATAATGGGTAAG gaAGTCAAAGTGAATTGGGCAACAACTCCCAGCAGCCAAAAGAAAGATACAAGCA GTAGTACCGTTGTCAGCACACAGCGTTCACAAG AtcatttccatgtctttgttggtGATCTCAGTCCAGAAATTACAACTGAAGATATAAAAGCTGCTTTTGCACCATTTGGAAGAATATC AGATGCCCGAGTGGTTAAAGACATGGCAACAGGAAAGTCTAAAGGATACGGCTTTGTCTcctttttcaacaaatgg GATGCCGAAAACGCCATTCAACAGATGGGTGGCCAGTGGCTTGGTGGAAGACAAATCAGAACTAACTGGGCAACCCGAAAGCCTCCAGCTCCAAAGAGTACATATGAGT CAAACACCAAACAGCTATCATATGATGAGGTTGTAAATCAGTCTAGTCCGAGCAACTGTACCGTATACTGTGGAGGCGTTACTTCTGGACTAACAG AACAGCTAATGCGTCAGACTTTTTCACCATTTGGACAAATAATGGAAATTCGAGTCTTTCCAGATAAAGGATATTCATTTGTTCG GTTCAATTCCCATGAAAGTGCAGCACATGCAATTGTTTCTGTTAATGGTACTACCATCGAAGGCCACGTCGTGAAATGCTATTGGGGCAAAGAAACTCTCGATATGATAAATCCTGTGCAACAG CAGAATCAAATTGGATATCCACAGCCTTATGGCCAGTGGGGCCAGTGGTACGGAAATGCACAACAGATTGGACAGTATGTGCCTAATGGTTGGCAAGTACCTGCATATGGAATGTATGGCCAGGCATGGAACCAGCAGGGATTTAA TCAGACGCAGTCTTCTGCACCGTGGATGGGTCCAAATTACGGAGTGCAGCCACCTCAAGGGCAGAATGGCAGCATGGTGCCTAACCAGCCTGCAGGGTATCGAGTGGCAGGGTATGAAACCCAATGA
- the TIA1 gene encoding cytotoxic granule associated RNA binding protein TIA1 isoform X1, which translates to MEDEMPKTLYVGNLSRDVTEALILQLFSQIGPCKNCKMIMDTAGNDPYCFVEFYEHRHAAAALAAMNGRKIMGKEVKVNWATTPSSQKKDTSSSTVVSTQRSQDHFHVFVGDLSPEITTEDIKAAFAPFGRISDARVVKDMATGKSKGYGFVSFFNKWDAENAIQQMGGQWLGGRQIRTNWATRKPPAPKSTYESNTKQLSYDEVVNQSSPSNCTVYCGGVTSGLTEQLMRQTFSPFGQIMEIRVFPDKGYSFVRFNSHESAAHAIVSVNGTTIEGHVVKCYWGKETLDMINPVQQQNQIGYPQPYGQWGQWYGNAQQIGQYVPNGWQVPAYGMYGQAWNQQGFNQTQSSAPWMGPNYGVQPPQGQNGSMVPNQPAGYRVAGYETQ; encoded by the exons aTATGTCGGTAACCTTTCCAGAGATGTGACAGAAGCTCTAATTCTCCAGCTCTTTAGCCAAATTGGACCTTGTAAAAACTGCAAAATGATTATGGAT ACAGCTGGAAATGATCCATATTGTTTTGTGGAGTTTTATGAGCATCGTCATGCAGCTGCAGCACTAGCTGCTATGAATGGGCGGAAGATAATGGGTAAG gaAGTCAAAGTGAATTGGGCAACAACTCCCAGCAGCCAAAAGAAAGATACAAGCA GTAGTACCGTTGTCAGCACACAGCGTTCACAAG AtcatttccatgtctttgttggtGATCTCAGTCCAGAAATTACAACTGAAGATATAAAAGCTGCTTTTGCACCATTTGGAAGAATATC AGATGCCCGAGTGGTTAAAGACATGGCAACAGGAAAGTCTAAAGGATACGGCTTTGTCTcctttttcaacaaatgg GATGCCGAAAACGCCATTCAACAGATGGGTGGCCAGTGGCTTGGTGGAAGACAAATCAGAACTAACTGGGCAACCCGAAAGCCTCCAGCTCCAAAGAGTACATATGAGT CAAACACCAAACAGCTATCATATGATGAGGTTGTAAATCAGTCTAGTCCGAGCAACTGTACCGTATACTGTGGAGGCGTTACTTCTGGACTAACAG AACAGCTAATGCGTCAGACTTTTTCACCATTTGGACAAATAATGGAAATTCGAGTCTTTCCAGATAAAGGATATTCATTTGTTCG GTTCAATTCCCATGAAAGTGCAGCACATGCAATTGTTTCTGTTAATGGTACTACCATCGAAGGCCACGTCGTGAAATGCTATTGGGGCAAAGAAACTCTCGATATGATAAATCCTGTGCAACAG CAGAATCAAATTGGATATCCACAGCCTTATGGCCAGTGGGGCCAGTGGTACGGAAATGCACAACAGATTGGACAGTATGTGCCTAATGGTTGGCAAGTACCTGCATATGGAATGTATGGCCAGGCATGGAACCAGCAGGGATTTAA TCAGACGCAGTCTTCTGCACCGTGGATGGGTCCAAATTACGGAGTGCAGCCACCTCAAGGGCAGAATGGCAGCATGGTGCCTAACCAGCCTGCAGGGTATCGAGTGGCAGGGTATGAAACCCAATGA
- the TIA1 gene encoding cytotoxic granule associated RNA binding protein TIA1 isoform X2, which produces MEDEMPKTLYVGNLSRDVTEALILQLFSQIGPCKNCKMIMDTAGNDPYCFVEFYEHRHAAAALAAMNGRKIMGKEVKVNWATTPSSQKKDTSSSTVVSTQRSQDHFHVFVGDLSPEITTEDIKAAFAPFGRISDARVVKDMATGKSKGYGFVSFFNKWDAENAIQQMGGQWLGGRQIRTNWATRKPPAPKSTYESNTKQLSYDEVVNQSSPSNCTVYCGGVTSGLTEQLMRQTFSPFGQIMEIRVFPDKGYSFVRFNSHESAAHAIVSVNGTTIEGHVVKCYWGKETLDMINPVQQNQIGYPQPYGQWGQWYGNAQQIGQYVPNGWQVPAYGMYGQAWNQQGFNQTQSSAPWMGPNYGVQPPQGQNGSMVPNQPAGYRVAGYETQ; this is translated from the exons aTATGTCGGTAACCTTTCCAGAGATGTGACAGAAGCTCTAATTCTCCAGCTCTTTAGCCAAATTGGACCTTGTAAAAACTGCAAAATGATTATGGAT ACAGCTGGAAATGATCCATATTGTTTTGTGGAGTTTTATGAGCATCGTCATGCAGCTGCAGCACTAGCTGCTATGAATGGGCGGAAGATAATGGGTAAG gaAGTCAAAGTGAATTGGGCAACAACTCCCAGCAGCCAAAAGAAAGATACAAGCA GTAGTACCGTTGTCAGCACACAGCGTTCACAAG AtcatttccatgtctttgttggtGATCTCAGTCCAGAAATTACAACTGAAGATATAAAAGCTGCTTTTGCACCATTTGGAAGAATATC AGATGCCCGAGTGGTTAAAGACATGGCAACAGGAAAGTCTAAAGGATACGGCTTTGTCTcctttttcaacaaatgg GATGCCGAAAACGCCATTCAACAGATGGGTGGCCAGTGGCTTGGTGGAAGACAAATCAGAACTAACTGGGCAACCCGAAAGCCTCCAGCTCCAAAGAGTACATATGAGT CAAACACCAAACAGCTATCATATGATGAGGTTGTAAATCAGTCTAGTCCGAGCAACTGTACCGTATACTGTGGAGGCGTTACTTCTGGACTAACAG AACAGCTAATGCGTCAGACTTTTTCACCATTTGGACAAATAATGGAAATTCGAGTCTTTCCAGATAAAGGATATTCATTTGTTCG GTTCAATTCCCATGAAAGTGCAGCACATGCAATTGTTTCTGTTAATGGTACTACCATCGAAGGCCACGTCGTGAAATGCTATTGGGGCAAAGAAACTCTCGATATGATAAATCCTGTGCAACAG AATCAAATTGGATATCCACAGCCTTATGGCCAGTGGGGCCAGTGGTACGGAAATGCACAACAGATTGGACAGTATGTGCCTAATGGTTGGCAAGTACCTGCATATGGAATGTATGGCCAGGCATGGAACCAGCAGGGATTTAA TCAGACGCAGTCTTCTGCACCGTGGATGGGTCCAAATTACGGAGTGCAGCCACCTCAAGGGCAGAATGGCAGCATGGTGCCTAACCAGCCTGCAGGGTATCGAGTGGCAGGGTATGAAACCCAATGA
- the TIA1 gene encoding cytotoxic granule associated RNA binding protein TIA1 isoform X9, producing MEDEMPKTLYVGNLSRDVTEALILQLFSQIGPCKNCKMIMDTAGNDPYCFVEFYEHRHAAAALAAMNGRKIMGKEVKVNWATTPSSQKKDTSSSTVVSTQRSQDHFHVFVGDLSPEITTEDIKAAFAPFGRISVSLKNGQNCPG from the exons aTATGTCGGTAACCTTTCCAGAGATGTGACAGAAGCTCTAATTCTCCAGCTCTTTAGCCAAATTGGACCTTGTAAAAACTGCAAAATGATTATGGAT ACAGCTGGAAATGATCCATATTGTTTTGTGGAGTTTTATGAGCATCGTCATGCAGCTGCAGCACTAGCTGCTATGAATGGGCGGAAGATAATGGGTAAG gaAGTCAAAGTGAATTGGGCAACAACTCCCAGCAGCCAAAAGAAAGATACAAGCA GTAGTACCGTTGTCAGCACACAGCGTTCACAAG AtcatttccatgtctttgttggtGATCTCAGTCCAGAAATTACAACTGAAGATATAAAAGCTGCTTTTGCACCATTTGGAAGAATATC AGTGTCTCTGAAGAATGGACAGAATTGCCCTGGCTAA
- the TIA1 gene encoding cytotoxic granule associated RNA binding protein TIA1 isoform X4 has translation MEDEMPKTLYVGNLSRDVTEALILQLFSQIGPCKNCKMIMDTAGNDPYCFVEFYEHRHAAAALAAMNGRKIMGKEVKVNWATTPSSQKKDTSNHFHVFVGDLSPEITTEDIKAAFAPFGRISDARVVKDMATGKSKGYGFVSFFNKWDAENAIQQMGGQWLGGRQIRTNWATRKPPAPKSTYESNTKQLSYDEVVNQSSPSNCTVYCGGVTSGLTEQLMRQTFSPFGQIMEIRVFPDKGYSFVRFNSHESAAHAIVSVNGTTIEGHVVKCYWGKETLDMINPVQQNQIGYPQPYGQWGQWYGNAQQIGQYVPNGWQVPAYGMYGQAWNQQGFNQTQSSAPWMGPNYGVQPPQGQNGSMVPNQPAGYRVAGYETQ, from the exons aTATGTCGGTAACCTTTCCAGAGATGTGACAGAAGCTCTAATTCTCCAGCTCTTTAGCCAAATTGGACCTTGTAAAAACTGCAAAATGATTATGGAT ACAGCTGGAAATGATCCATATTGTTTTGTGGAGTTTTATGAGCATCGTCATGCAGCTGCAGCACTAGCTGCTATGAATGGGCGGAAGATAATGGGTAAG gaAGTCAAAGTGAATTGGGCAACAACTCCCAGCAGCCAAAAGAAAGATACAAGCA AtcatttccatgtctttgttggtGATCTCAGTCCAGAAATTACAACTGAAGATATAAAAGCTGCTTTTGCACCATTTGGAAGAATATC AGATGCCCGAGTGGTTAAAGACATGGCAACAGGAAAGTCTAAAGGATACGGCTTTGTCTcctttttcaacaaatgg GATGCCGAAAACGCCATTCAACAGATGGGTGGCCAGTGGCTTGGTGGAAGACAAATCAGAACTAACTGGGCAACCCGAAAGCCTCCAGCTCCAAAGAGTACATATGAGT CAAACACCAAACAGCTATCATATGATGAGGTTGTAAATCAGTCTAGTCCGAGCAACTGTACCGTATACTGTGGAGGCGTTACTTCTGGACTAACAG AACAGCTAATGCGTCAGACTTTTTCACCATTTGGACAAATAATGGAAATTCGAGTCTTTCCAGATAAAGGATATTCATTTGTTCG GTTCAATTCCCATGAAAGTGCAGCACATGCAATTGTTTCTGTTAATGGTACTACCATCGAAGGCCACGTCGTGAAATGCTATTGGGGCAAAGAAACTCTCGATATGATAAATCCTGTGCAACAG AATCAAATTGGATATCCACAGCCTTATGGCCAGTGGGGCCAGTGGTACGGAAATGCACAACAGATTGGACAGTATGTGCCTAATGGTTGGCAAGTACCTGCATATGGAATGTATGGCCAGGCATGGAACCAGCAGGGATTTAA TCAGACGCAGTCTTCTGCACCGTGGATGGGTCCAAATTACGGAGTGCAGCCACCTCAAGGGCAGAATGGCAGCATGGTGCCTAACCAGCCTGCAGGGTATCGAGTGGCAGGGTATGAAACCCAATGA
- the TIA1 gene encoding cytotoxic granule associated RNA binding protein TIA1 isoform X3 produces the protein MEDEMPKTLYVGNLSRDVTEALILQLFSQIGPCKNCKMIMDTAGNDPYCFVEFYEHRHAAAALAAMNGRKIMGKEVKVNWATTPSSQKKDTSNHFHVFVGDLSPEITTEDIKAAFAPFGRISDARVVKDMATGKSKGYGFVSFFNKWDAENAIQQMGGQWLGGRQIRTNWATRKPPAPKSTYESNTKQLSYDEVVNQSSPSNCTVYCGGVTSGLTEQLMRQTFSPFGQIMEIRVFPDKGYSFVRFNSHESAAHAIVSVNGTTIEGHVVKCYWGKETLDMINPVQQQNQIGYPQPYGQWGQWYGNAQQIGQYVPNGWQVPAYGMYGQAWNQQGFNQTQSSAPWMGPNYGVQPPQGQNGSMVPNQPAGYRVAGYETQ, from the exons aTATGTCGGTAACCTTTCCAGAGATGTGACAGAAGCTCTAATTCTCCAGCTCTTTAGCCAAATTGGACCTTGTAAAAACTGCAAAATGATTATGGAT ACAGCTGGAAATGATCCATATTGTTTTGTGGAGTTTTATGAGCATCGTCATGCAGCTGCAGCACTAGCTGCTATGAATGGGCGGAAGATAATGGGTAAG gaAGTCAAAGTGAATTGGGCAACAACTCCCAGCAGCCAAAAGAAAGATACAAGCA AtcatttccatgtctttgttggtGATCTCAGTCCAGAAATTACAACTGAAGATATAAAAGCTGCTTTTGCACCATTTGGAAGAATATC AGATGCCCGAGTGGTTAAAGACATGGCAACAGGAAAGTCTAAAGGATACGGCTTTGTCTcctttttcaacaaatgg GATGCCGAAAACGCCATTCAACAGATGGGTGGCCAGTGGCTTGGTGGAAGACAAATCAGAACTAACTGGGCAACCCGAAAGCCTCCAGCTCCAAAGAGTACATATGAGT CAAACACCAAACAGCTATCATATGATGAGGTTGTAAATCAGTCTAGTCCGAGCAACTGTACCGTATACTGTGGAGGCGTTACTTCTGGACTAACAG AACAGCTAATGCGTCAGACTTTTTCACCATTTGGACAAATAATGGAAATTCGAGTCTTTCCAGATAAAGGATATTCATTTGTTCG GTTCAATTCCCATGAAAGTGCAGCACATGCAATTGTTTCTGTTAATGGTACTACCATCGAAGGCCACGTCGTGAAATGCTATTGGGGCAAAGAAACTCTCGATATGATAAATCCTGTGCAACAG CAGAATCAAATTGGATATCCACAGCCTTATGGCCAGTGGGGCCAGTGGTACGGAAATGCACAACAGATTGGACAGTATGTGCCTAATGGTTGGCAAGTACCTGCATATGGAATGTATGGCCAGGCATGGAACCAGCAGGGATTTAA TCAGACGCAGTCTTCTGCACCGTGGATGGGTCCAAATTACGGAGTGCAGCCACCTCAAGGGCAGAATGGCAGCATGGTGCCTAACCAGCCTGCAGGGTATCGAGTGGCAGGGTATGAAACCCAATGA
- the TIA1 gene encoding cytotoxic granule associated RNA binding protein TIA1 isoform X8 — MEDEMPKTLYVGNLSRDVTEALILQLFSQIGPCKNCKMIMDTAGNDPYCFVEFYEHRHAAAALAAMNGRKIMGKEVKVNWATTPSSQKKDTSSSTVVSTQRSQVLVHLHMDSHKLNGVMSGQPNLVAFEKTVKYFNIKLLQCKIISMSLLVISVQKLQLKI; from the exons aTATGTCGGTAACCTTTCCAGAGATGTGACAGAAGCTCTAATTCTCCAGCTCTTTAGCCAAATTGGACCTTGTAAAAACTGCAAAATGATTATGGAT ACAGCTGGAAATGATCCATATTGTTTTGTGGAGTTTTATGAGCATCGTCATGCAGCTGCAGCACTAGCTGCTATGAATGGGCGGAAGATAATGGGTAAG gaAGTCAAAGTGAATTGGGCAACAACTCCCAGCAGCCAAAAGAAAGATACAAGCA GTAGTACCGTTGTCAGCACACAGCGTTCACAAG TCTTAGTTCACTTGCACATGGATTCACATAAACTGAATGGTGTAATGTCTGGGCAACCAAATCTGGTGGCTTTTGAGAAAACTGTCAAATACTTTAACATCAAACTGTTGCAATGCAAG AtcatttccatgtctttgttggtGATCTCAGTCCAGAAATTACAACTGAAGATATAA